The Corallococcus silvisoli genome has a segment encoding these proteins:
- a CDS encoding serine/threonine-protein kinase, protein MPTQSCPNCGTVHDTRVYVSGQKVTCRCGIRFEVRRADVSGLRPADVSGLRLAVPADEEAGAAVTFVPRTADDPPESMSPSAAPGVGTDREDTVGQEMRAGSSVPGGTEMNIPRPDGVGKGEEGDVAAGGGPAAAGVSAQSSGVALPSSEPEAVMDGATLVRSATPGVRAPRAPVDTSVRVETAETVLSGAKPQLPGLELLEVLGRGGMGEVWLARQQSLGRTVAVKVLPPRLAKDAEFVSRFDKEATALAALSHPNIVQIIDRGVAGEHYYFVMEYVEGQSLRHALGGRDPLAPPQALKVLLQVARAVECAHAKNIIHRDLKPENILLDGRLHAKVADFGLAGIREPDSEKHLTATAVAMGTLNYMAPEQRRDAKNVDGRADLFSLGVMMYEALTGELPVGRFKLPSQRVRGLDPRLDPVVERLLETDRESRYATATEVCEALEVLVSTTSSPHVAPASELARAQPSHADARRLASRPEAVMLEKFHAGWGRVRTGLSVVGGLALLGFAVRAFVGPVSLRLGDEEYGLGRQKPVQTAQHFPPNTEGEVFAGLKLTPPAPGSDTSTLEVGFEPGEEEFNVHSGSWEMKNQELQVIQAGMEADGKLVPRAYLAHRYFSSDDFTAEVLMDVRPLGREWSVEEDGQHFGELAFRIRDVQVSVFAIPDAGMRLSWRYFSPDDGREIVGNSAEDTKNLVQDEMPVPRQGPFLVRLQLKKQKSGVRVDAFLNKKLFASKVLPGFEGRVGKLALGCRNLKCTFDDLKVVGRLQERPVRRVATGE, encoded by the coding sequence ATGCCCACGCAGTCGTGCCCCAACTGCGGCACGGTGCACGACACCCGGGTGTACGTGAGCGGCCAGAAGGTCACGTGCCGCTGCGGCATCCGGTTCGAGGTCCGCCGCGCGGACGTGTCGGGCCTCCGTCCAGCCGACGTGTCGGGCCTCCGCCTGGCCGTCCCGGCGGACGAGGAAGCAGGCGCCGCGGTGACGTTCGTGCCGCGCACGGCGGATGATCCGCCAGAATCGATGTCACCTTCCGCCGCTCCCGGTGTTGGGACGGACAGGGAGGACACGGTGGGACAGGAGATGAGGGCCGGCTCCAGCGTCCCAGGGGGAACCGAGATGAACATCCCGCGACCGGATGGCGTGGGGAAGGGGGAGGAGGGCGACGTCGCCGCGGGGGGGGGACCCGCCGCCGCGGGCGTGAGCGCCCAGTCCTCGGGGGTGGCGCTGCCTTCGTCGGAGCCAGAGGCGGTGATGGACGGAGCCACGCTGGTGCGCTCGGCGACGCCGGGCGTGCGTGCGCCCCGGGCTCCGGTGGACACATCCGTTCGCGTGGAGACGGCGGAGACGGTGCTGTCGGGCGCGAAGCCCCAGCTGCCGGGCCTGGAGCTCCTGGAGGTGCTGGGGCGCGGCGGGATGGGCGAGGTGTGGCTCGCGCGCCAGCAGTCCCTGGGCCGCACGGTGGCGGTGAAGGTGCTGCCGCCCCGGCTGGCGAAGGACGCGGAGTTCGTGTCGCGCTTCGACAAGGAGGCCACGGCGCTGGCGGCCCTGTCCCACCCGAACATCGTGCAGATCATCGACCGGGGCGTGGCGGGCGAGCACTACTACTTCGTCATGGAGTACGTGGAGGGCCAGTCGCTGCGCCACGCGCTGGGCGGGCGTGATCCGCTGGCGCCCCCGCAGGCGCTGAAGGTGCTGCTTCAGGTGGCGCGCGCCGTGGAGTGCGCGCACGCCAAGAACATCATCCACCGCGACCTGAAGCCGGAGAACATCCTGCTGGACGGGCGGCTGCACGCGAAGGTGGCGGACTTCGGCCTCGCGGGGATCCGCGAGCCGGATTCGGAGAAGCACCTCACCGCGACGGCGGTGGCCATGGGCACGCTCAACTACATGGCCCCGGAGCAGCGCCGGGACGCGAAGAACGTGGATGGGCGGGCGGACCTCTTCTCCCTGGGCGTGATGATGTACGAGGCGCTCACGGGGGAGCTGCCCGTGGGCCGCTTCAAGCTGCCGTCCCAGCGCGTGCGCGGCCTGGATCCGCGCCTGGATCCGGTGGTGGAGCGCCTGCTGGAGACGGACCGCGAGTCCCGCTACGCCACCGCCACGGAGGTGTGCGAGGCGCTGGAAGTGTTGGTCTCCACCACGTCGTCGCCGCACGTGGCGCCGGCGTCGGAGCTGGCGCGCGCGCAGCCTTCGCACGCGGACGCCAGGAGGCTCGCGTCGCGGCCCGAAGCGGTGATGCTGGAGAAGTTCCACGCGGGCTGGGGCCGGGTGCGCACCGGCCTGTCCGTGGTGGGCGGCCTGGCGCTGCTGGGCTTCGCGGTGCGCGCCTTCGTGGGCCCGGTGAGCCTGCGCCTGGGTGACGAGGAGTACGGCCTGGGCCGCCAGAAGCCGGTGCAGACCGCGCAGCACTTCCCGCCCAACACGGAAGGGGAGGTGTTCGCCGGCTTGAAGCTCACCCCGCCCGCGCCGGGCTCGGACACCTCCACCCTGGAAGTGGGCTTCGAGCCGGGCGAGGAGGAGTTCAACGTCCACAGCGGCTCCTGGGAGATGAAGAACCAGGAGCTGCAGGTGATCCAGGCCGGGATGGAGGCGGACGGCAAGCTGGTGCCGCGCGCGTACCTGGCCCACCGCTATTTCAGCAGCGACGATTTCACGGCCGAGGTGCTGATGGACGTGAGGCCGCTGGGCCGCGAGTGGTCGGTGGAAGAGGACGGGCAGCACTTCGGGGAGCTGGCGTTCCGCATCCGCGACGTGCAGGTGTCCGTCTTCGCCATCCCGGACGCGGGCATGCGCCTGTCGTGGCGCTACTTCTCGCCGGACGACGGGCGGGAGATTGTTGGCAACAGCGCGGAGGACACCAAGAACCTGGTCCAGGACGAGATGCCGGTGCCCCGTCAGGGCCCGTTCCTGGTGCGCCTCCAGCTGAAGAAGCAGAAGAGCGGCGTGCGGGTGGACGCCTTCCTCAACAAGAAGCTCTTCGCCAGCAAGGTGCTGCCGGGCTTCGAGGGCCGGGTGGGAAAGCTGGCCCTGGGATGCCGCAACCTGAAGTGCACCTTCGATGACCTGAAGGTGGTGGGGCGGCTCCAGGAGCGCCCCGTGCGCCGCGTCGCCACCGGCGAGTAG
- a CDS encoding FAD-dependent oxidoreductase: MSKALVCTCEDVTVTDVEHAIERGYHDVESVKRYTGFGTGICQGKSCHSAVAALLQQKAQALKPEAVVPFTPRPPLYPTELRLLASAPVDESVPPMGGVPQELEHFPSALRPAGPVPQKAKVVIIGGGIMGLSLAYNLALRGETDVVVLERGYLCAGASGRNGGGVRMQWGTPALIELAKRSIDLMKGFARDLGVNVWLRQGGYLFLAKRKDTAYRLERNAVLHNKYGVPTRIITPDAARDIVPGLTLKDCVTAAYNPEDGVIFPWAFLWGYAQGCVKRGVKVETYTNVLGFETSNGQVRKVKTDRGDIACDTVVLASGAWSPQVAKLADVTLPNEPHRHEILSTEPLKPFLSPLVSVLDTGLYFSQSMRGEIVGGMGDPKEPSGPNMGSTLRFVARFARALTEQLPHVGQVKVLRQWGGLYDVTPDNNPILGRTPGLDNLLQLSGFVGHGFMMAPAVAERMAQWMTSGASDDLFTRFSLRRFEEGTLEREDMIIG, translated from the coding sequence ATGAGCAAGGCGCTCGTCTGTACCTGCGAGGACGTGACCGTCACCGACGTGGAGCACGCCATCGAGCGCGGCTACCACGACGTGGAGTCGGTGAAGCGCTACACGGGCTTCGGCACCGGCATCTGCCAGGGCAAGAGCTGCCACTCCGCGGTGGCCGCGCTGCTCCAGCAGAAGGCCCAGGCGCTGAAGCCGGAGGCGGTGGTGCCCTTCACGCCCCGCCCGCCGCTGTACCCCACGGAGCTGCGCCTGCTGGCGAGCGCCCCCGTGGATGAGTCCGTCCCGCCCATGGGCGGCGTGCCCCAGGAGCTGGAGCACTTCCCGTCCGCGCTGCGCCCGGCGGGGCCGGTGCCCCAGAAGGCGAAGGTGGTCATCATCGGCGGCGGCATCATGGGCCTGTCGCTGGCGTACAACCTGGCCCTGCGCGGCGAGACGGACGTCGTGGTGCTGGAGCGCGGCTACCTGTGCGCCGGCGCGTCCGGCCGCAACGGCGGCGGCGTGCGCATGCAGTGGGGCACGCCCGCGCTCATCGAGCTGGCCAAGCGCTCCATCGACCTGATGAAGGGCTTCGCGCGCGACCTGGGCGTCAACGTGTGGCTGCGCCAGGGCGGCTACCTCTTTCTCGCCAAGCGCAAGGACACCGCGTACCGGCTGGAGCGCAACGCCGTCCTCCACAACAAGTACGGCGTGCCCACGCGCATCATCACCCCGGACGCGGCGCGCGACATCGTCCCGGGCCTGACGCTGAAGGACTGCGTCACCGCGGCCTACAACCCGGAGGACGGCGTCATCTTCCCCTGGGCCTTCCTGTGGGGCTACGCGCAGGGCTGCGTGAAGCGCGGCGTGAAGGTGGAGACGTACACCAACGTCCTCGGCTTCGAGACCAGCAACGGCCAGGTGCGCAAGGTGAAGACGGACCGGGGCGACATCGCCTGCGACACCGTCGTGCTCGCCTCCGGCGCGTGGAGCCCCCAGGTGGCGAAGCTGGCGGACGTGACGCTGCCCAACGAACCGCACCGGCACGAGATCCTCAGCACCGAACCGCTCAAGCCCTTCCTGTCGCCCCTGGTGTCCGTGCTCGACACGGGCCTCTACTTCAGCCAGTCCATGCGCGGAGAGATCGTGGGCGGCATGGGCGACCCGAAGGAACCCTCCGGGCCCAACATGGGCAGCACCCTGCGCTTCGTGGCGCGCTTCGCCCGCGCCCTCACGGAGCAGCTGCCCCACGTGGGCCAGGTGAAGGTGCTGCGCCAGTGGGGCGGCCTCTACGACGTCACCCCGGACAACAACCCCATCCTGGGCCGCACCCCCGGCCTGGACAACCTGCTCCAGCTGTCCGGCTTCGTGGGCCACGGCTTCATGATGGCCCCCGCCGTCGCCGAGCGCATGGCCCAGTGGATGACCTCCGGCGCCTCCGACGACCTCTTCACCCGCTTCAGCCTCCGCCGCTTCGAGGAAGGCACCCTCGAGCGCGAGGACATGATCATCGGCTGA
- a CDS encoding bactofilin family protein: MKILPRLLLPTLLLGAPLALAEAPPAPTAASAAAPARTIDVSFRGSLRDALKSIAEKGGLNLVVTGDLDTPAEVRLRGISAEQALRTVARAYSLRLEQDGSIFTLRPLTAREKEAGTATVSAPPAPTPPAVAATPPPPAPDTSAADAESDESEDSAEDLAQAREEAKQAAKEEAEAAKQRIREELRNFRDNYRHKRSKRGARDVVARGQNLEVKQGESVESAVVYGGNLIVRGTVEGDAVAFGGNLEIHGHVDGDAHSFGGNVILGPDAEVDGDVSAFGGQVQKADGANVSGSLESFGGAGLGRMLSGEIKRGLRDSRSHDAPARDSDDDDDHDGGGSSLAWFILEFALLFGLGFLGQMFFPARMKELGEEIRARPNKNLFVGVLGSLALIPLTVVLCVTLIGIPVALALLIASTLGTALGYAALASELGTHLPVMRGRKTQALVLALGLGILLVVSHIPVVGILLNLLLIPLAFGAVIRSRFGYRPPGMPEPLFPRREEPV; the protein is encoded by the coding sequence ATGAAGATCCTCCCCCGCCTGCTGCTTCCCACGCTCCTGCTCGGCGCCCCCCTCGCCCTCGCGGAAGCCCCCCCGGCTCCGACCGCCGCCTCCGCCGCCGCTCCCGCCCGCACCATCGACGTGAGCTTCCGTGGCTCCCTGCGTGACGCGCTCAAGTCCATCGCGGAGAAGGGCGGCTTGAACCTCGTCGTCACCGGCGACCTGGACACCCCCGCGGAGGTGCGCCTGCGCGGCATCAGCGCCGAACAGGCCCTGCGCACCGTGGCCCGCGCGTACTCGCTCCGCTTGGAGCAGGACGGCTCCATCTTCACCCTGCGCCCGCTCACGGCCCGGGAGAAGGAGGCGGGCACGGCCACCGTGAGCGCCCCGCCGGCGCCAACGCCCCCGGCGGTGGCCGCCACGCCGCCGCCCCCGGCGCCGGACACGTCCGCCGCGGACGCGGAGTCCGACGAGTCCGAGGACTCCGCCGAGGACCTTGCCCAGGCGCGCGAGGAGGCGAAGCAGGCCGCGAAGGAGGAGGCGGAGGCGGCCAAGCAGCGCATCCGCGAGGAGCTCCGCAACTTCCGCGACAACTACCGGCATAAGCGGAGCAAGCGCGGCGCCAGGGACGTGGTGGCGCGCGGACAGAACCTGGAGGTGAAGCAGGGCGAGTCCGTGGAGAGCGCGGTCGTCTACGGCGGCAACCTCATCGTCCGGGGCACCGTGGAGGGCGACGCGGTCGCCTTCGGCGGCAACCTGGAGATCCACGGCCACGTGGACGGCGACGCCCACTCCTTCGGCGGCAACGTCATCCTGGGGCCGGACGCGGAGGTGGACGGCGACGTGTCCGCCTTCGGCGGTCAGGTGCAGAAGGCGGACGGCGCCAATGTGTCGGGCAGCTTGGAGTCCTTCGGCGGCGCGGGGCTGGGCCGCATGTTGAGCGGAGAGATCAAGCGCGGCCTGCGGGACAGCCGGAGCCACGACGCCCCCGCGCGCGATAGCGACGACGATGACGACCATGACGGCGGAGGCAGCAGCCTGGCCTGGTTCATCCTCGAGTTCGCGCTGCTCTTCGGCCTGGGCTTCCTGGGGCAGATGTTCTTCCCGGCGCGCATGAAGGAGCTGGGCGAGGAGATCCGCGCCCGCCCCAACAAGAACCTCTTCGTGGGGGTGCTCGGCTCGCTGGCGCTCATCCCGCTGACCGTCGTCCTGTGCGTCACCCTCATCGGCATCCCCGTGGCGCTCGCCCTCCTGATCGCCTCCACGCTGGGCACGGCGCTGGGCTACGCGGCCCTCGCAAGCGAGCTGGGAACGCATCTGCCGGTGATGCGCGGCCGGAAGACGCAGGCGCTGGTGCTGGCCCTGGGGTTGGGGATCCTCCTCGTCGTCAGCCACATCCCGGTGGTGGGCATCCTTCTCAACCTTCTCCTCATCCCGCTGGCCTTCGGCGCCGTCATCCGCTCGCGCTTCGGCTACCGCCCCCCGGGCATGCCAGAGCCGCTCTTCCCCCGGCGCGAAGAACCGGTTTGA
- a CDS encoding RNA polymerase sigma factor, with protein MAEDAAPLPWKADVLAARKGDPSAFEALVRSVQRPVYGLALRLLQTEAEAAEVAQEALLRAYQNLHRYDEARPFDLWVLAITRNLCLDLLRRRTKVRTEELEPMKEVLPSHEASQEEGAIAREERQSLEAAMETLSVDDREVLALYYVQKRTTKEIAQIMGCAPGTIMARLFRAREKLRKKMAPAEEETR; from the coding sequence ATGGCTGAGGACGCCGCCCCGCTCCCCTGGAAGGCGGACGTGCTGGCCGCCCGCAAGGGGGATCCGTCCGCTTTCGAAGCGCTCGTGCGCAGCGTGCAGCGCCCGGTGTACGGCCTGGCGCTGCGCCTGCTCCAGACGGAGGCGGAGGCGGCGGAGGTCGCGCAGGAGGCCCTCTTGCGCGCGTACCAGAACCTCCACCGCTACGACGAGGCGCGCCCGTTCGATCTCTGGGTGCTCGCCATCACGCGCAACCTCTGTCTGGACCTGCTCCGCCGCCGCACCAAGGTGCGCACCGAAGAGCTGGAGCCCATGAAGGAGGTGCTCCCCAGCCACGAAGCGTCCCAGGAGGAAGGGGCCATCGCGCGCGAGGAGCGGCAGTCGCTGGAGGCCGCCATGGAGACCCTGTCCGTGGACGACCGTGAAGTGCTGGCGCTCTATTACGTCCAGAAGCGCACCACGAAGGAGATCGCGCAGATCATGGGCTGCGCGCCGGGGACCATCATGGCGCGCTTGTTCCGCGCCCGTGAGAAGCTCCGCAAGAAGATGGCGCCCGCCGAGGAGGAGACGCGATGA
- the truD gene encoding tRNA pseudouridine(13) synthase TruD: MRIKQKPEDFSVKESYRFDEVASGRHRVYLMDKQKLSTFDAVNRIREAFGLKPGAISYCGLKDKQGRTEQIIAVDGADVDMQEADLRLKFLGRTDKPLSARNITSNRFSVTVRALTHDSLAPLNLAAAEVNRLGVVNYFDSQRFGALKHGQGFIAKDIIRGDFEAALHNYFARPSDLDRTEDAKVKGFWRDNWGRWDARVPFEGAKKYHRILRSLRDNPGDWLKAFLQIDSDYRAMILFEYQSFLWNEGVRRYLQLMLPREHMFPMRYQAGTLLHFRDAAPDVLHTLREKTFPLVGPDSTFEDPKVAEAMTWVLGREKLKLADLRIKGAERMLYFKEEQRPLVMFPHKLVVGRTQNDDVNRGDIKVNVAFTLPPGAYATLVIKRLFHFEYTEDTKEDVRASQRPRLVTAEREEARGDTAARSAAREAEGPSRHRALASKRLPAAPAREPRPPSRIGRPARPGREASPEVHESKEPRESRVRTDRAERPARAAAPVATFTAPAAPEPEIPLGFRAKQKQRKQVKAESRAEKAEKQRLAAAKSAKKQKRK; this comes from the coding sequence GTGCGAATCAAGCAAAAACCCGAGGACTTCTCCGTGAAGGAGTCCTACCGCTTCGACGAGGTCGCCAGTGGGCGGCATCGTGTCTACCTCATGGACAAGCAGAAGCTGTCCACCTTCGACGCGGTGAACCGCATCCGCGAAGCGTTCGGCCTCAAGCCGGGCGCCATCAGCTACTGCGGCCTGAAGGACAAGCAGGGCCGCACCGAGCAGATCATCGCCGTGGACGGCGCGGACGTGGACATGCAGGAGGCCGACCTGCGCCTGAAGTTCCTGGGCCGGACGGACAAGCCGCTGTCGGCGCGCAACATCACCTCCAACCGCTTCTCCGTCACCGTGCGCGCCCTGACGCACGACTCGCTGGCGCCGCTCAACCTGGCCGCCGCGGAGGTCAACCGGCTGGGCGTGGTGAACTACTTCGACAGCCAGCGCTTCGGCGCGCTCAAGCACGGCCAGGGCTTCATCGCCAAGGACATCATCCGGGGCGACTTCGAGGCCGCGCTGCACAACTACTTCGCCCGCCCCTCGGATCTGGACCGCACCGAGGACGCCAAGGTGAAGGGCTTCTGGCGCGACAACTGGGGCCGCTGGGACGCGCGCGTGCCCTTCGAGGGCGCGAAGAAGTACCACCGCATCCTGCGCTCCCTGCGCGACAACCCGGGCGACTGGCTCAAGGCGTTCCTGCAGATCGACTCGGACTACCGGGCGATGATCCTCTTCGAGTACCAGAGCTTCCTCTGGAACGAGGGCGTCCGCCGCTACCTCCAGCTGATGCTGCCGCGCGAGCACATGTTCCCCATGCGCTACCAGGCCGGCACGCTGCTGCACTTCCGGGACGCCGCCCCGGACGTGCTCCACACCCTGCGCGAGAAGACCTTCCCGCTCGTCGGGCCGGACTCCACCTTCGAGGACCCCAAGGTGGCGGAGGCCATGACCTGGGTGCTGGGCCGGGAGAAGCTGAAGCTGGCCGACCTGCGCATCAAGGGCGCGGAGCGGATGCTCTACTTCAAGGAGGAGCAGCGCCCGCTGGTGATGTTCCCGCACAAGCTCGTCGTGGGCCGCACGCAGAACGACGACGTGAACCGGGGCGACATCAAGGTCAACGTGGCCTTCACGCTGCCCCCGGGCGCGTACGCCACGCTGGTCATCAAGCGCCTGTTCCACTTCGAGTACACGGAAGACACCAAGGAGGACGTGCGCGCCTCGCAGCGTCCGCGCCTCGTCACCGCCGAGCGCGAGGAGGCTCGGGGGGACACCGCCGCCCGGAGCGCCGCGCGTGAGGCGGAGGGGCCCTCGCGCCACCGCGCCCTGGCGAGCAAGCGCCTGCCCGCCGCCCCGGCCCGCGAGCCGCGTCCTCCCAGCCGCATTGGCCGTCCAGCCCGCCCGGGCCGCGAGGCGTCGCCGGAGGTCCATGAGTCCAAGGAGCCTCGGGAGTCCCGGGTCCGCACCGACCGCGCCGAGCGTCCTGCCCGGGCCGCCGCGCCCGTGGCCACGTTCACGGCCCCCGCCGCGCCGGAGCCGGAGATTCCGCTGGGCTTCCGGGCCAAGCAGAAGCAGCGCAAGCAGGTGAAGGCCGAGAGCCGGGCGGAGAAAGCCGAAAAGCAGCGCCTGGCCGCCGCCAAGTCCGCGAAAAAACAGAAGCGGAAGTGA
- a CDS encoding adenylate/guanylate cyclase domain-containing protein produces the protein MNQAPAPFPPRSGSHPRGPHLTGRFADGTLGEFPLGATTSLGRHPSNTLRLVDREVSKEHATIEKVGRDFVLRDLNSSNGTFINGRRVTGEMRLRDGDEIALGSSRLVFHSGEAAAGGANPPTLPGVTVVANAVSMPAFLAQMDQVPQNFRPSDQVTDTAALRRDYEKLRIAHEFHRQVSLKGNQDDLFEQILKVAFELLAADHGVILKVGPEGEFIPAAVHHRQGKQVNVMLSDTVLKRVVETGKAVLTADAIIDERFSAAESIVAQGIRSAMAVPLMVNGDIQAVLFLDSRQQINAFSEKDLTILSGIAAQAGIALENAALAEQIRNEAVTRAELSRFLSKAVADAVINGGTEDLRQSRLAEVSCLFADIRGFTTLAESDSPQEVVSMLNSFFTAMADVVFRYEGNLDKFIGDCVMAVWGPPSSHPDDPARALRAALEMQDAVTELNRQRVLDGKKPIEVGIGVNTGQAVVGYMGSAERHEFTAIGDTVNTASRLCGIAKSGEVLASEVTVRKSGPGFDVEELPVLQVKGKEKGVQTFRVHGAELTTSTSRKVR, from the coding sequence GTGAACCAGGCACCCGCCCCATTCCCGCCCAGGTCCGGGTCGCACCCGCGCGGGCCGCACCTGACGGGGCGGTTCGCGGACGGGACGCTGGGGGAGTTTCCCCTGGGCGCGACGACGTCGCTTGGCCGCCACCCGTCCAACACGCTGCGGCTGGTGGACCGGGAAGTGTCCAAGGAGCACGCGACCATCGAGAAGGTGGGGCGCGACTTCGTCCTGCGCGACCTCAACTCGTCCAACGGCACGTTCATCAACGGCCGCCGGGTGACGGGGGAGATGCGGCTGCGCGACGGGGATGAGATCGCCCTGGGCTCCTCGCGGCTCGTCTTCCACAGCGGAGAGGCGGCGGCGGGCGGGGCCAATCCCCCCACGCTGCCGGGCGTGACGGTGGTGGCGAACGCCGTCTCCATGCCGGCCTTCCTGGCCCAGATGGACCAGGTGCCGCAGAACTTCCGCCCGTCCGACCAGGTGACGGACACGGCGGCGCTGCGCCGGGACTACGAGAAGCTGCGCATCGCGCACGAGTTCCACCGGCAGGTGAGCCTCAAGGGCAACCAGGACGACCTGTTCGAGCAGATCCTCAAGGTGGCCTTCGAGCTGCTGGCGGCCGACCACGGCGTCATCCTGAAGGTGGGGCCGGAGGGGGAGTTCATCCCGGCCGCGGTGCACCACCGGCAGGGCAAGCAGGTGAACGTCATGCTGTCGGACACCGTGCTCAAGCGCGTGGTGGAGACGGGCAAGGCGGTGCTCACGGCGGACGCCATCATCGACGAGCGCTTCTCCGCGGCGGAGAGCATCGTGGCGCAGGGCATCCGCTCCGCCATGGCGGTGCCGCTGATGGTGAACGGCGACATCCAGGCGGTGCTCTTCCTGGACAGCCGGCAGCAGATCAACGCCTTCTCGGAGAAGGACCTGACCATCCTGTCCGGCATCGCCGCGCAGGCGGGCATCGCGCTGGAGAACGCGGCCCTGGCGGAGCAGATCCGCAACGAGGCGGTGACGCGCGCGGAGCTGTCGCGCTTCCTGTCCAAGGCGGTGGCGGACGCGGTGATCAACGGCGGCACGGAGGACCTGCGCCAGAGCCGGCTCGCGGAGGTGAGCTGCCTGTTCGCGGACATCCGCGGCTTCACCACCCTGGCGGAGAGCGACTCGCCGCAGGAGGTGGTGTCGATGCTCAACAGCTTCTTCACCGCCATGGCGGATGTGGTGTTCCGCTACGAGGGCAACCTGGACAAGTTCATCGGGGACTGCGTGATGGCGGTGTGGGGACCGCCGTCGTCGCACCCGGATGATCCGGCCCGCGCGCTGCGGGCGGCGCTGGAGATGCAGGACGCCGTCACGGAGCTCAACCGGCAGCGCGTGCTGGACGGCAAGAAGCCCATCGAGGTGGGCATTGGCGTCAACACCGGGCAGGCCGTCGTGGGCTACATGGGCAGCGCGGAGCGGCACGAGTTCACTGCCATTGGCGACACCGTGAACACCGCGTCGCGGCTGTGCGGCATCGCGAAGAGCGGCGAGGTGCTCGCGTCGGAGGTCACGGTGCGCAAATCCGGTCCGGGCTTCGACGTGGAGGAGCTGCCGGTGCTCCAGGTGAAGGGCAAGGAGAAGGGCGTGCAGACCTTCCGCGTGCACGGCGCGGAGCTGACCACCTCCACCTCCCGCAAGGTGCGCTGA
- a CDS encoding 2Fe-2S iron-sulfur cluster-binding protein: MRRLPDATPRGRAITVDLEGESIPAIEGEPVACSLIAAGENVLSRSVKYHRPRGPYCFAAACSHCLMRVDGLPNVYTCRTPAKEGMRLERQNAYPSAKVDIFETIDWFFPKRLDHHEMFAGVPVAEDVMARVARQLAGLGLLPKETGPEPLPSRTYHTPVAVVGGGAAGLEAARVLAGQGVAFMLFERDPALGGRLVHGAPEDGAPFVPEATAFPKGSIVCQATAIGLYDDEHGRYLAVASQEAGNLRLLKVYAKRFLLTVGGHPPTLPFENNDLPGVFAGRAASLLLRRHDVAPEVAALVGHGPELHALAHLFTQRGVEIAAVVDLKGPLPANAHPKACVGDGLKAHGLRAVTALSFTPQGGRKQKVACDALVVSVPVTPGFELARQGGAKVEFDANAGHFHVEADADGRTQAGDVFVAGDVAKPGSAKDAAAMGARAAQALMGGLS, from the coding sequence ATGCGACGCCTCCCAGACGCAACCCCGCGCGGCAGGGCCATCACCGTGGACCTCGAGGGCGAGAGCATCCCCGCCATCGAAGGTGAGCCGGTGGCGTGCTCCCTCATCGCCGCGGGCGAGAACGTCCTCTCCCGCTCCGTGAAGTACCACCGCCCGCGCGGGCCGTACTGCTTCGCCGCGGCCTGCTCGCACTGCCTCATGCGCGTGGACGGGCTTCCCAACGTCTACACCTGCCGCACCCCCGCGAAGGAGGGCATGCGGCTGGAGCGGCAGAACGCGTACCCGTCCGCGAAGGTGGACATCTTCGAGACCATCGACTGGTTCTTCCCCAAGCGCCTGGATCACCACGAGATGTTCGCGGGCGTGCCGGTGGCGGAGGACGTGATGGCGCGCGTGGCCCGGCAGCTGGCGGGCCTGGGCCTGCTTCCGAAGGAGACCGGGCCGGAGCCGCTGCCCTCGCGCACCTACCACACCCCGGTCGCGGTGGTGGGCGGAGGCGCGGCGGGCCTGGAGGCGGCGCGGGTGCTGGCCGGCCAGGGCGTGGCCTTCATGCTCTTCGAGCGCGACCCGGCGCTGGGCGGACGGCTCGTGCACGGCGCGCCGGAGGACGGCGCGCCCTTCGTTCCAGAGGCCACCGCGTTCCCGAAGGGGAGCATCGTGTGCCAGGCCACCGCCATCGGCTTGTATGACGACGAGCATGGCCGCTACCTCGCCGTCGCGTCACAGGAGGCGGGGAACCTGCGGCTCCTGAAGGTCTACGCGAAGCGCTTCCTGCTGACGGTGGGCGGCCATCCCCCCACCCTCCCCTTCGAGAACAACGACCTGCCCGGCGTGTTCGCGGGCCGCGCGGCGAGCCTGCTGCTGCGCCGCCACGACGTGGCCCCGGAGGTCGCGGCGCTGGTGGGCCACGGTCCGGAGCTGCACGCGCTGGCGCACCTGTTCACCCAGCGCGGCGTGGAGATCGCGGCGGTGGTGGACCTGAAGGGCCCGCTGCCCGCGAACGCGCACCCGAAGGCCTGCGTGGGCGACGGGCTCAAGGCCCACGGCCTGCGCGCGGTGACGGCGTTGAGCTTCACGCCGCAGGGGGGCCGCAAGCAGAAGGTGGCGTGCGACGCCCTCGTGGTGTCGGTGCCGGTGACGCCGGGGTTCGAGCTGGCGCGACAGGGCGGCGCGAAGGTGGAGTTCGACGCGAACGCGGGCCACTTCCATGTGGAGGCGGACGCGGACGGACGCACGCAGGCCGGTGACGTGTTCGTCGCGGGCGACGTGGCGAAGCCGGGCTCGGCGAAGGACGCCGCGGCCATGGGCGCGCGGGCGGCCCAGGCGCTGATGGGAGGGCTGTCATGA